One Glycine max cultivar Williams 82 chromosome 8, Glycine_max_v4.0, whole genome shotgun sequence genomic window, CTGAAGGATGGGAGATCCCTCTGTTTCAAGTGTTGCAAGGAAATTTCGACCATGGCAACTGCATTGATATGATAGAAAGAGATCGATCACATAAAtgttatgaattaattaatttgtagatTGTTTTATaatggaattttttattttatatatttttggacGAATAACAGTATGACAATTTTAGAGCGatgattttttggttttctggaTAAAAGAAGTATTActggtttaatttaaattaaatgactaCTCATGTTCCAAATAAAGCAAGATGACTAGTGACTACTACTATGTGTGTCCGTCTGtctatatttatatatcctATAAAAGTGTAGCCATTAAATTATGAGTAGTAATAAAATTCTTTGttctttacataaaaaaaaaattcttcctcGTTGATCAATGCGACCAGTGGTCCTTCaaaattattgtatatataattagatattcaaaacatacatattttaatttaatacgtGCAATTGAATTTATGTACACATCTGTAAAGTGAGAGAgataaatagatataaatacagataatatgtatgtgtgtgtgtatatatatatatatatatatatatatatatatatatatatatatatatatatatatatatatataaattaaaatataacttatatattaaaaatatttattcatcattataaattttaattatataaataaacaaattaaaatgctatctaaatagaaattttgaaGCACATTAGAGTTGCTCGCAAGTTTGATTTCTCATCAATGTCACCTGACGCACGTCCAAATTGAAGCAAATTTAGGAGTAGCTTGCTTTTgcgtatttttataaattttgacgTAATTTATTTCATGAACGCACGTATTGAACACTTTACCAAACGAAATTTGAACTACATCAAGAAAACTGATGATAAATGAAACTGAAACAACAGCTTTTTTACACTAGACTTGGGATCGTTCCAAATTCTTCACCAATGAGAATGAACCGCGAATACTTTTTGAGGATTtgcaacaaaaaaggggaataAGTGTAGATAGACGATCGGGGTTAGGTTACCTAACTAGCATGCAAGATTTCATAATTcgttttgaaaagttttttagTTTCCCAGCTGGCAGTTTTGAGTTTTCTAATCATTTGGATTACTATCTTCTTTACAGTTTAAAAGTTATGTCAATAAAAAATTCGATGCCTGCCTGATGTGAATGGACCCAGTATATAGCACACCGAACAGGTTTAGAAAGTGAGTGATAAATCTAATTTAACCTACAAATACGGTTTATAAAGTAAAGTTTATACccacttatatatatgttttattttgatcttatcattaatcattaattagtgTGAGATGTTCAATACACTCTCTCATATCAAAGCATATCAAacgtaaaatttataaaattaaacatatgcAGAGAAGGTGAATTAGGAtattaacatattatatatatatatatatatatatatatatatatatatatatatatatatatatatatatatatatatatataatttgggtATCATCATTGGTCGACATaagatttttaacaaataatgttagtgttgaatatttttacaattattaacaacaattaaacataaaactaaTACAAAAATTCAATGCTTGTTTGTGAATGGACCAATCAATACACACAGGAAACAATGTTAGCAgtttaacattttataaaataacaaaaatatatttatataatcattttatcaattaaaaaagaaaaataaaaattgtactgaaaatgagtaaaatattttacttgtttttaattattactatgTATGATATCCATATTTGTTAaactcattaataaaaaaagtaaataagatATGACCCAGTTATTTAATCTCCATTCTCCAGTTTTAGAGTTCTCCTTACCACATGCAATCATCCCATTGTATATCATGTCAAGTTGAACACAAAAAATGACTAAAAGGAGTActcaatactaaaaaaaatctttttaacaaCGGTTAAATTGAACtttcaacaattaaaaacaGAGAGCAGCAAAGCAAACTCCACTATATGAAACACTCTAATCAAATGGTTGCAAAAGCTCTACGCCGCTACTGATCTATTTGGcaaattgtttattattatattatataacatACAAAACTAAACAAAGGGAACAAAATGATACATTTACAACTCGaccacattaaaaaaaaaaatgtaataagtcCTCGTGATCATGAGGATGCTCTCAAGATCTTCACCACATAACACAAAGCTCATCAAAGTTGTTGGAGCATTTTCTGTATCTGCTGCTGATTCTGCATCTTCTCAAGATTCACAAGAGAACATGATCTTGCCACCTCACCTACTAAGGGAATCACAGTTGCATATCTCGATCATGAAATCATCAGGGTCGTGGAAAAACAGTTGATCCACTTGGATTCTACCTTCCTCTACAGTTGCTCGCACATAATCGATTTCCATTTCTTTCAGCTTCTTCTCCACTGGCTCCATGCTCTCACACTGCTCGAccacaaaaattattaattacatatataagTAATGAATTTCCAATCAGAGTGATCTCATCAAAACCAAACTTTCGTGATAACTCAGCGATACGACACTAAAAGACGTGTACAAGTAACTGCATATATAACACTTCTATATATACCAagtttgtttgtgtgtgtgtttgtcttttCTTTATACACTTACGAAAGTGGGAGGGACACAATTCAGAAGTCTGTGTAGACAAACTGTACAAAGTAAGAACTAAAGTGGTAACAGTCAGCAATATTGCACTGAAAACTTGAACTAGTTTGTCACTTCTATGATCTCATGAGAACAAATTTTCACAGTTGATGACAGCTACATAACACTAAAAGACATGTACAAGTAACTGCAAAACGCTCCTACTATAAGTTTTTGTGTACGTGTGTGTGCGTGtttgtttgcattttttttttctttctctacaGAGAGGTTAATAATTCACAAGTGTAAGTGTAGACAAATacaaagtaaaaactaaaaagtgatAATGGCCAAAACTGAAAGGGTCACGATTTTGTCTTTTGTCTATCTTTCGAACCTTGTTGTATTATGAGTAAACcactattttaatttctaaaagtaTACAACACtgttattttaataacttaatatcattttaattctttaaacttaatattattatctGAGTTacacattttctttaaaataatatgattgaCGGATTACATTTTCatgaacttatttattttttttatttatagaaaattaacGTGATAGCACTATAAACATTCAAGAATTAATATAATGGTTTAGTCCCATATTTATATTATGGATCTTTATCTCGGGATTGTTCGTGTTCTTTCTTATcctaaagaaattattaattaatcaataaatgtactttctttaatttaatttggttcTTCCTAGAAACATATTCAACTGGCCGTGAAGTTtttcaccaaaaagaaaaactggACGGTAAGTTTAATCACCACAACTGGATGCAAATATTTCTGACCTGGAAAGATATATGATTATCCTTGGGATTGATTTCCTTCTTCTTTGGCAAATTTTCAGGGTTCTCTGCTTCTAGCAAATGAATTCCAATTCCGTAGCCGAATAGCCTGCGAAGTAACCACATAGAAAATGATAACTTGAATAAGCAAGCCCCACCAAAATTATCTAcctaggaaaagaaaataaatatttggggCCGGAAAAAAAACTCTATGCTGTACCATGTTTAATTATTAAcctttttatctcaaaaaagaCATCTAACATGTTTAAAAAGACATCTAACATGTTTGGGATGAGGGGAAGGTAAGTCAAAATCAATTATGAAAGTATGGTAAATAtgaaacatataattattttagaaaaatcatgATAATGTCATAGTTTTGAGATAGTCACCATGATTTTGAAAGATATCCCAACATGCTAATTAGGACGTTAGTTTTAATTGGGAAAAAAAGATGTTAATGGTTTGTGAAATTAATCACCATGCCCCATCAAAATCTAAAGAGCCAGGCCTCCTGATGGGGTAAAATCCCAGAACGTTCTGGTAGAAATCCATTGATTGTTCCACTGATCTGCATATGAGGGAGATATGGTTCACAGATTGAAGGCGCAAAGGGTTTCCCATGGTACTCTCCTTCATTGTTGtaaaaaagtagaagaaaatggcaatctcaaaaacaaaacagaaaacagtTAAAGAAGAGAAGTAGCAGGAAAATTGTAAGCAAAAATGGCGATCTAGCTAAGAAAGATTGTCACggaagtagcaaaagggtagTGCTCTATTATATAGAAACAAAGAAGCCGCTATTGTGCGCCATGTGTCCCTACATGTTGTACGTGTCAGATACGTATTTTGTCGATTACATCAACTACACATTGCTGACTAGGATCTTATGTTATGAGTGTTATGTGGGGGTAAAAGTACTGACagaggacaattttttttaaaatttattatttgagaataaattttaaattaatattgagACAAGTTATAGTGGTTGTTAGAATTTCTTAATTGAGAGTATAACAGTTGTTacgtcttttattttttattttttacattaaagtggttaaaaatttataatttcaattttttttaaatatgactttaaagtcataaaataaataaatatttttatattaaaatcgtAAATTAGTATatgactttaattttatttttataaattataaataattttactttaattatttaaacaattaatgtatgttttgttttatttaatattttttgtattttttatatgattttatttaatatatttatcatatttaatattttttatattttttaaattattttatttaatatatttttatatttttattattattaagaattattatttattttgtaatttaaaaaataatataaaaaatttaaatttaaataaaaatattaaaatgtactagatatttgtttaacaaaaatttgtaatattttttaacaaatatgtaatatttttcttaaacaaatatctagtatattttaatatttctatttaaagttaagtcttttatattatttttttaatttacaaaacaaataataatccttaataaaaataaaaaatatagaaatattaaatataaaaaatatattaaataaaataatatagaaaatatagaaaatattaaatatgataaatatattaaataaaattatataaaaatatagaaaatattaaataaaacaaaacatacattaattctttaaataattaaaataaaaaattatttataatttaagaaaacaaaattgaagtgGTAAACtaatttatagttttaatataaaaaaataatttattttacgactttcaaatcgtaaaaaaaaaacttataacctTAAAgtcatatttgaaaaaaattaaaatcataaaattttttataatttcaatataaaaaaaaatcataacaggTGTTCTGATTGAGCcgtgttaatttaaaatttacctaatggtaaatttaaaaaaaaaaatgcctcCTATCAATACTTTTGCATGTGGGGCCGAGACACATGAGATAGTGCCCTAGTACAATATTCatcctttttttatatagaaaacatTAATCCTGttctataattatattttttctcttcttttccatACTACAGTTGCCGTACATAAatgcaattataaaaaaaaattaataaaaaattctcattttttttatttcaaagctcaaactattttttatttatatcccAAAAAACTCGATAAGTAGACCAATTCCGACATATCATTCATCGGTAcatctaataaaaattttataactaataaaacaaaataaaaaatcggGTTGTcaagtaaaagaaaagtttgATATTCTTCCTAATTTCTGTTAATCAAACGTACAATAACcaaataacaatttaaaaaaaaataaattgatgagCTTACTGTAGATTCAAGTATTTTtatgaatgaagaaaataattttccaaatCGGTATTTCTAATATTGTTGTCGTACTGAAGGTCATAGAAAAAGATGcagagaagaaacaaaaaataatgaagagaaagttttgcTTAAAAAGCTTATTCAGTCAAAATCCATCCCAAGTGTCTAATGATGTTCCTCTTATATATTTATCAGCTCAAAAACAGTTCCTGATTCCGAATATACTTAAATTGATTAATgcaattcttttcttttatgtttactCGGCAAGGCATAACATTGGAAAATCCTTTTTTTCATTCGCAAAAATACTTTAATATACAGTCAGagcatcaaaattatttttaatgtgttaATTATTTGGCTATTCTACATTTGATTAACAGAAATTAGGATTAAAAATAGCAAGAAGATaaccaaaaaattgaaatattatcaaatattttttttacttgacaacttgatttatttatttattttattagttataaAATTCTAATTGATAGTTGCACAGAATGATGTATTGGATGTGTATCTATCCAAGAGTTTCTATTATAACCTTCCCGTGTTTACGTGATAATATACCAGCAAAATAATTTGGAATCATTTGATATCCTTTTGAAATGACATAAAAGTTAACTTGCTTAATATTAGTTAGACTTTGAAATGGTGTCATCCACTATGCTTGAGCTGTCTCTTTGAGAACATAATACCTCCAAATATcaacacaaatatttttcaataaaatacttaatttttataatattttatttaaattcaaaatttgatctctttatattaaattattaatcctaaatactaaaatagtattttcattattaataatgaaaatgttTACTCGTCTCTTTAATTtggtttatttataaatttaaggtTGAATTCTATTTTGGTTGATCATAGTTTGAACTAATTAGTtaagtgttttgtttttaaaatttaataaattcagTTCTCCCaatgattatattttacttACATTTCTTTATTATCATGTTTTATCTAAACATTTGAAGATGATCGAGATTATTTGATATTTAGAGGtctgttttttttaagtttaaaaaataattattgcacTTTTTAACAGAAGCCCACACATTAAAGTGAAAAAGTAATTCAGACTAATTATTAATACcatctaattttattaaataataaactgAATGGGTTCAGACTCATCAAAAATTCATGCACGCAAGCACGCATCAATTATCTAGATTAGCTTGTGttgtgcatactgatatttCATAGGCAGCTTAGGTTTTTAATCgctaaaaaatatgtaatgataataataaaaacttatcACTTAATGATTGAAATAGACGAGAAGAATAAAAGCCTTGAcgaaaaaaaagtttgaagacATTGATCTGACGCCAAAAAGTTTATaggatcaaaatcataaatatcaaagtttgaaaactaaaattacatgttgtatgttttgttcattttttattcttctaataagatatttaagctttttttcttctataaaagTGTAGCCATTAACTCTTACGAATTGTTTGGTTCAAATGACATAAAGAGGAATAATTTAGagtatatgaaaattataatttattataactcttttatcatttttgtcgTGTggtttttgttacaaaaataatACATGACCGTGATAATGGTGGTGACGGTGGTAGTTAATAAGGATGGTGACAATTATGATGGTGGATGTAATCGTAATTATGATGGTGACCGCATCCATGATGGTGGATGTAATCATAACGATAATGATGGTTGCGAATGATAATGGTGGTTGTAAAAAGGGAATTCATGCCACCAGTTTGATCATGCAAGCTTCATGAACCTTATCATTCTATAAGTCAgttaattacaataaaataatcacTAACACGCAATTAACTAATAATCAGAACAATCAATTCCAATTTAGAAGTCAAAGtgataaaaattacaattaactaactaacatcaaagaactttattaaaaagaTGAACTAGAGTATATGGGTATAACTACATCACAATATGTGTTTTAAGGGGTTTAACTAAACAACATACAATATtgctttagaaataaaaaaattgaaaaccttACAAATTTAGACTCCAATTGTTCTTGGTGCGGTTTTCCTCTCAAAAAATTTTGAATCTCCCATGACATATAGGGGTGAAAATGAGTCAAGCCAAGTCAAACTTTACTAGGTGCAAGGTTTGAGCTTGGCTCATTACCTgtcataaaatttttttaaagtctcGGCTCGGCTTACATAAAAGTCTAGTTTGGCCTACAAGCCTATTTAAAAGTCTGCTTAAAAACGTCTTTGaccaattaattgttttaaaacctagtgaaatactaactaaaaaaagaaacttataaaattttgtataagtaatgtacaaatccaaaaataattgataaacaaaatcatattaaattcaagttgttaaaacacaaagtatctcaaaagaaaatgaaaaaagagcataatattaaaaaaatatattgattagagatgatttatactaatatagccaaataaaaatatttaaattgtctgAAAATGTCTTTACAAAACATTCTTTTCTTTGGAAGTATTAATCTAATTGTATTATCCTTTtaacttgagtcttttttttttgaaaatttttcacaTGCAAGTGAATTCTTTAAGTACTTTATGCCACTTCATTATGTCATTCATAATGtcataaaaattgtataaataatagttattattattattacttaaacaAGTCGGCTTGTCAAgcttaacaagttttttttttatagtttgactttgatctttttatctaaaaaaactctTTAAAAAACTTGAACTTAACCTTTATAGTAAACAAAGTCGAGTCGAGCCTTAAATAGGCCAAGCCAAAAACCCTTGACAAGCGGCTCGACTTATTTCCATCCCTAATGACATACTCCAACTTCTTATTTATAGATTCCTAAATATAATTACTTTGATTAGACACACTATAAAtagatattataatataatctctaaagataattattttaattaggtgCACTATAGATAAATATTCTAATTAGATCTCTAAAGGTAATTACTTCGCCTAgagataattttcttaattaaacttATTACGGTCATGATGATATCCATCATGGTTGTTACTGAAATCCTAGTATTAAAGTTTGAGATGTTGTAAACTGAAAAAGATCCTCATGATTGACCACAACCGTGATCATGTACCACCGTGTTATCATATGAAATTAACAttagattttcatgaaattatgtattttacaaattttccttttgattgaacgattgtatttttttaatgtaaaaactaATATTCAAACGTGAATTCTgccaataaaatatatgaaatagcACAAAAATTTACATAAAGTATTACTCAAATTATGGTTTATTAATCTTATGTTATATacacaataaaatattaattttattcatttttaacgGTTACCTTTCGTAAAAAAGAATCTAATTTCATTCTTTCAATAAAAACAGAAGttacataatatttaatttttttaaaataaaatgaataaaaaatgtaagaatTTAAGAAAACacctatttttaaaagattaaaacgatttataaatcttataaaatatttttttaaaggaattttataaaatcataaacaaTAGTAAAAAGTAAAGAAGACCGAGCAGTATTATATTAAGCTTTACTGAGTGATCATGGTTATAAGTGAATTTTGTGGTCAACAGTTATAAAGCAATTTCAGTTTTAATGTAATTACCAAAACTAACAGACCCATCAGGCCCAGGAAAAGCCATGGGCCAGGTGGCCCAATCTCACAGGGCATTTTCATGCAACTCCATCAGAATCAGAACGTAAGAGAAAGAGATTTGGATTTGGGGGAGCATTTGGTTGATTAGGGTTTCTTCGGCTGCGTGCTGATGCTCTTGTTTTCTCACAGTCACACAACAGCAATGGAAGCAATCACAGAGGGAGTGAACAACATCAACATCTCTGATTCTTACAAGAAGAATCGCATTCAGGTCTCCAACACCAAAAAGCCTCTCTTCTTCTACGTCAATCTCGCCAAGGTACTCATTCGTTTCCCTTTCGATATCAAACTCGTGAATATTTTCAGTTATTCGGACTTGTTTAATTTTGTAGGGCATacggttgattttgtttaactttgttgttaatttgtttttatttttatttttcgcaGAGGTATATGCAACAGCATAATGAGGTTGAGCTCTCAGCACTAGGAATGGGTATCAAATCTTGGAACTAAAtccttcttcttattttttttttcttcacatttTGTGATGTGGATTTTTCCATTTaatcattttgatattttaacgTATTTATTTCGTTTATCACTTTAACCTTGTCAATTAAAGATTGTGAGTTGTGACAAACTTAACAGTAGTATAAATTGAAATGTTATTGAACCGTAGACGCTGCTTTTGGAAAACAATGTTGCATATCAGTCTATCTAATTATGACATTCTTATAGGCAGTTTCCATGAATGATCTATGGCCACGGCTGGTTGGATATGTCTATGAATATAAACGTGTATGGCCTCCCAATTTCGTTGAATAGGGCATCCGAGCATCGTAAAATAACCATTCTCTTACATATGTCTATTTGTGTATTCTCTCTCATCGATACACTCTATAGTTTTTCCCTGTCTACAGTCATCCAACACGTTTCCCTCCCAATTACAATTAAGCTCTGTTGGTTTTTGGTCTATGAATATAAACTTGTATGGCCTTTTCCTTACTTGACATATccatgagttggatctacaattCTATCAAATTCAGTATCACAGACATTTGAAAGAGACTTTTAAGTAACTTGTTTGCTATCTGCCTTTTCTGTTTGTATGAAAAGTaggaatataaataataatggaTAAAATGGAAGGAATCGAATTTAATTCTGAATTTTGACATCATTGATTTGTTTGCTGGATTATctgtttctttccttctttactTAAATCAGACAAGCCCCAGATATCATGTTTCTGATCAAAGAAGGGTTACATTTAAGTATTGTCATTATTGTGGCTAATTGTTGGTGTCTGTTTCAAAATTTACTCTTAATGCTGGATGCAAATATCTCCTTTATGCTCTTTTAAACCCCAAATAAATGGAAGGTTGCATGGTTTTGCTGACACCTAGCATAATTGAGCTAGTAATCAGCATAAACTTGGGAAATCTGCTTAAGAGTTTTGATGAATTGTGTTAGCTATTAGTtgaaccacactgtatgaacaCTTTAGTTGGACATTTCATTGACTAGTTACTACTCTGAAGTATTAAACTCCTCTAAAGTTTTAATCTAGTGTTCAAGTTTAATACATTTATTCCCTGGGATAGTAGAACGATATTCACAGTTATAATGAGGAATAAGATTCAGTTTACTTCATGATGTATATTGAGTCATCCATTTTGTAGTTTGATCTTTCCCAACCTATTTctgatatcttttttattttttgtcacaGCTATTGCTACAGTGGTTACTGTTGCTGAAATCTTGAAAAACAATGAGCTTGCTATTGAAAAGAGTgagatattgttttatttttttcttgggcGGAAATATTTCCCTTTCTCCTCTCTCTTTTATATCAAATGATTGAACTATCAAATTTGATTAATGATGGAATCTTTTTACAGAAATCACGACATCAACAGTTGACATCAAAGATGATTCTAGAGGCAGACCTGTCCAAAAGGCCAAGGTAAGGATAAACACACAATTCTTGCTAACtttaaaatatgtttctatTAATCCTTCCAACCCTATGGCTTTGGATTCTGCTTTATGACTTTCGATGTAAAATacttctctgataaattatgttttagatTGAAATATTACTTGGGAAGACTGAAAAATTTGATGAGTTGATGGcggctgctgctgctgctgctgaagATGGTGAAAATGGAGATGTTGAAGAGCACACTGCATAAGTTCATCGAAGGTTATACCTGTCTTGGGTGAAGATATGTACTCTTTAATGAACTGCGCTTGTGTTGTTAGTATGTAGCGGACAAACAAAGCAAAGAATTCGTTATATAGACTGGCCTGCAATGTTGAACTATGCAATTCCTTCAtttcttttccctataaatagaggctttTTGTGTCTTAGCTGTTGCTGTGTTCAGTTTTCGATGGATAAAAAGCATTGGCACATTTAACTTGTTCAgtttgaatgataaaattttaagaGTCTTActgttttaatatttattgatcaaTAACAGTGCTAATTAGGCAGAGCCGGGTATGTCTTGCAAATCTTCGACGGTTCTATATTATTAGATCAATATGAACCTGTTAGAAGAATATTCAATATACATGCTTGACGGTAGTAACTTTAAAATGTAACTTTTCAAAGATCATACCATCATTTTCACTGTCTAAAGGCGAGAATATGTGTGCTAAAAATCCCTGTTTTGGGGGTATTTCAGTTGGGACTCCTCATTTCAGGACCTAATGGAGCGTCTGGTAATATGCTTttggaaacaacatttcatgatgcgaataatttgttttttttatataaatagtttACTATACATTTTCCCCGGAATATACGTTATAATTATCAAATGTCCCTATtgtatatttatcaaaatgtagtgacaaaaaaatattatcaaaatgtcccagttaaatgttattttcgtaTAATTcatagaaataaattaaatatcactCTTGTGTTACAGATATTTTGTTAACAATAATATAACATTTTGTAGGAAGCATATTTTGAAACATTCACATACTACcgtataaaataagtttataaacttttacaataatcatcttaaaaattatattaatgataatttttaattggataataatataaaatcatataaaatcatcttataaatgaatatatgatcattaaatttatatataataataatatatgatgtTAAGGCGCTATTAAATACATAGTATTATATTAGTATTCCATGTAAAGAAAGACACCTCATTGTCAACATTATGCTACACcttcattattttgtaatagAGATGATACACTAGACAGATTTATAGCAATGAGTTATGAGTAATCACATAGTGAATCTGACACAAAACTTTAACCCAAAACTTTAAAGTTTAGGTTTGTGAGTCTTGCCTTTACTTATATAATgcttaactttattatttctacACAATGTAAGATTTTAATCTCACTTGTATTCCAACAATCTTCCTActcaagtgtgagtctcttccacatggTAGTCTAGATATGCCGCTACACCCACGAGACACGCCACCTAAACCCACCACTGTCAGGA contains:
- the LOC100305539 gene encoding uncharacterized protein LOC100305539; this encodes MLLFSHSHTTAMEAITEGVNNINISDSYKKNRIQVSNTKKPLFFYVNLAKRYMQQHNEVELSALGMAIATVVTVAEILKNNELAIEKKITTSTVDIKDDSRGRPVQKAKIEILLGKTEKFDELMAAAAAAAEDGENGDVEEHTA
- the GLYI-9 gene encoding putative lactoylglutathione lyase; the encoded protein is MKESTMGNPLRLQSVNHISLICRSVEQSMDFYQNVLGFYPIRRPGSLDFDGAWLFGYGIGIHLLEAENPENLPKKKEINPKDNHISFQCESMEPVEKKLKEMEIDYVRATVEEGRIQVDQLFFHDPDDFMIEICNCDSLSR